A single window of Manduca sexta isolate Smith_Timp_Sample1 chromosome 15, JHU_Msex_v1.0, whole genome shotgun sequence DNA harbors:
- the LOC115451777 gene encoding general transcription factor IIF subunit 1, translating to MRKRKSLKKNDEDSDGSEQGGEPEEFQDSGEDWTPDADSNETPARAGRKRTSKASLNNTKKKRKNSTSEESEGEGEEDEAEDEEGDLDEEEGSEDEKNGSDGNKSDSSQSKDIPKHFHSGNFVLLKSDVKWDGDTVISKLDELNLWKIDGKALLQKFIPMESSGRILHKCTCVYSGWNVDNRDNYYPITEILDRNPRTESKEICVALDLNDLIKVRDK from the exons ATGCGGAAACGTAAGTCACTGAAGAAAAATGACGAGGACTCAGATGGCTCAGAACAAGGCGGAGAGCCAGAAGAATTCCAAGATTCTGGTGAGGATTGGACACCGGATGCCGATTCT AACGAAACACCAGCCCGCGCCGGACGTAAACGCACATCAAAAGCATCCCTGAATAACACCAAAAAGAAACGCAAAAATTCAACATCTGAAGAAAGTGAAGGTGAAGGTGAAGAAGATGAGGCGGAGGATGAAGAGGGCGACCTTGACGAGGAGGAAGGCTCTGAGGATGAGAAAAATGGCTCTGACGGGAACAAGTCAGACTCCAGCCAATCAAAAGATATACCAAAGCATTTCCAt tctgGGAACTTTGTTTTGCTGAAATCGGATGTGAAATGGGATGGAGATACAGTAATATCGAAGTTGGATGAATTAAATTTATGGAAAATAGATGGAAAAGCATTACTACAGAAATTCATACCAATGGAATCAAGTGGAAGAATTTTACACAAATGCACTTGTGTG tacTCTGGATGGAATGTTGATAACCGAGACAACTACTACCCCATTACAGAAATACTTGATCGCAATCCACGTACTGAATCGAAGGAGATATGTGTAGCATTAGACCTAAATGACCTTATCAAAGTAAGAGATAAGTAA
- the LOC115451780 gene encoding gamma-aminobutyric acid receptor-associated protein, producing the protein MKFQYKEEHSFEKRKTEGEKIRRKYPDRVPVIVEKAPKARLGDLDKKKYLVPSDLTVGQFYFLIRKRIHLRPEDALFFFVNNVIPPTSATMGSLYQEHHDEDFFLYIAFSDENVYGF; encoded by the coding sequence atgaaaTTCCAATACAAAGAAGAACATTCTTTCGAAAAGAGGAAGACTGAAGGCGAAAAGATTCGCAGGAAATACCCGGATCGCGTTCCAGTAATTGTAGAGAAAGCCCCGAAGGCTAGATTGGGAGACCTCGATAAGAAGAAGTATTTGGTGCCGTCTGATTTGACTGTCGGACaattttatttcctaattaGGAAACGCATCCATCTTCGGCCTGAGGACGCATTGTTCTTTTTCGTGAACAATGTTATTCCACCAACATCCGCCACCATGGGCTCTCTGTACCAGGAACATCATGACGAAGATTTCTTCCTCTACATTGCATTTTCTGATGAAAATGTTTAtggattttaa